Sequence from the Enhydrobacter sp. genome:
AGTGAATTTCTCCCCCTTTTTGTCTCCAGCGGGCGCATGGGCGCGTCGCCTCGGCGGCGACCATTGCCTTCGTCGTGATCGGCCTCGATGCGCCGGGTCGTCCGCCCGCCACGCTCGGCCATGTCGCCTTGTCTTGCGTGGCGGCGCTATGTTTGCCTGCGCTCTTTGTCGCGCCCATGGCCGCACGCTGGTCGGCCCGCGCTCCAATCGTGCTATTGCGAAGGGCGTTCGCCTTGTGCCTGGGCGCCATTGCGGTGCGACTGCTGTTGCGGCTGTGAGTTGGGCCGCGAAATGGGACTATAAGGTGTTCGCGTAGATATGCGGGTACCGGCTCCCGGAGGTTCGGGGCCCAAGAACTAGACGGACTGTTGGTGTCGGGGGAGGCATCTTTGAGTCGATTTCTGAGCAAGGATTTCCTGTCCGGTCTGCTGTTCATCCTTTTCGGGCTGTTGGCACTCTATTTCGGCCAGAAGCTGGCACTGGGTACGGCGGTCCGCATGGGCCCGGGCTACGTGCCGCGGATGCTTTCCTTCATCCTCATCGGGCTGGGCGGGTTGATCTGCGTCGTCGCCCTCGTCTCCGGCGGCGAGCCGACCGAGAAGCCGCGGCTGCGCCCGATCGGCATCGTGACGCTCGGCGTGATCTGCTTCGGCCTGCTGTTCGAGCGCGCCGGGCTGCTGCCGGCGCTGGTCGTGCTGATCGGCATCGCCTCACTGGCCGGTCAGGAATTCAAGCTGAAAGAGGTGATCGCCAACATGGTCGTGCTCGCCGTCCTCTGTGTGGTCGTCTTCAAGGTCGGTCTCGGCATGAACATCTCGATCATCCGGGGAGTTTGGTGACGTGGAACTCCTCGACAACCTCGCACTCGGACTGAGCGTCGCCGTCACCTGGCAACACCTGTTCTACGCCCTGGTCGGCTGCCTGCTCGGCACCCTGATCGGCGTGCTTCCCGGCATCGGACCGGTGGCGACCATCGCCATGCTGCTGCCAATCACCTTCCACCTGCCGCCGACCGCTTCGCTGATCATGCTCGCCGGCATCTACTACGGCGCCCAGTATGGCGGCTCGACCACGTCCATCCTGGTGAATCTGCCCGGCGAGGCGTCCTCGGTCGTGACCTGCCTCGACGGCTACCAGATGGCGCGCAAGGGCCGCGCCGGCGCGGCCTTGTCGATCTCGGCCGTCGGCTCCTTCTTTGCCGGCACGTTCGGCACGATGCTGATCGTGCTGTTCGCCGAACCGCTGACGCAAATGGCGCAGAAATTCGGCCCGGCCGACTATTGCTCGCTGATGGCGCTCGGGCTCGTGGCCGCGGTGGTGCTGGCGAGCGGTTCGGTGCTCAAGGCGATCGCCATGGTCTTCCTCGGGCTGCTGTTCGGCCTGGTCGGCACCGACGTCAATACGGGCGCCCAGCGCTTCACCTTCGACATTCCGGAGCTCAGCGACGGCATCGACTTCGCGCCCATCGCCATGGGCCTGTTCGGCATCGCTGAAATCGTGGTCAACATCGAACGCCGCCTGTCGCGTACCGCCGGCACGATCAAGGTGACGTCGTTGTGGCCGACCCGCGAAGAGGCGAGACGCTCCGTTCCCGCGGTGTTGCGCGGCACGATGCTGGGGGCGGCGCTCGGCGTGCTGCCGGGCGGCGGCCCGACCCTGGGCGCCTTCTCCTCCTACACGCTCGAGAAGCGCATCTCCAAGCACCCCGAGGAATTCGGCAAGGGCGCCGTCGAGGGCGTCGCCTCGCCAGAAGCGGCCAACAACGCGGCGGCGCAGACCTCGTTCATCCCCATGCTCACGCTCGGCATCCCGTCGAACGCGGTGATGGCGCTGATGGTGGGCGCGATGATCATCCAGGGCATCCAGCCCGGCCCCGAGGTCATGACCAAGAAGCCGGACCTGTTCTGGGGCATGATCGCCTCGATGTGGATCGGCAACCTGATGCTGGTCATCATCAACCTGCCGATGATCGGCCTGTGGGTGAAGCTTCTGACGGTGCCCTACCGTTTCCTGGCGCCCGCCATCCTGCTGTTCTGCTGCATCGGTGCCTACAGCCTGCAGAACAGCACCTTCCACGTCTTCCAGGTCGCGATCTTCGGCGTGCTCGGCTACATCTTTGCCCGGCTGAGCTGCGAGGGCGCACCCTTCCTGCTGGGGCTGGTGCTGGGGCCGCAGATGGAGGAGTATTTCCGGCGCGCCATGCTGTTGTCGCGCGGCGATCCGGCGGTGTTCGTGGAGCGCCCCATCAGTCTGGGGCTCTTGATCACGACCTCGCTGTTGCTGGTGTTGATGGCCCTGCCGAGCATCAAGAAGGCGCGCAAGGAGGCTTTCCAGGAGGAAGGCTGACCGAGAAGGAGCAAGCCCCGTGGCCGACCTGCCAAAGCGTGTGGAGATTGCCGAGGAAGGCCCGCGCGAGGGCTTTCAGTCGGAGAAGAAGGCGATCCCGGTCGCCGACAAGGTGCGCCTCATCGAGGCGCTGGCCGAGACCGGGCTCAGGCACATCGCCTGCGTCTCCT
This genomic interval carries:
- a CDS encoding tripartite tricarboxylate transporter TctB family protein, translated to MSRFLSKDFLSGLLFILFGLLALYFGQKLALGTAVRMGPGYVPRMLSFILIGLGGLICVVALVSGGEPTEKPRLRPIGIVTLGVICFGLLFERAGLLPALVVLIGIASLAGQEFKLKEVIANMVVLAVLCVVVFKVGLGMNISIIRGVW
- a CDS encoding tripartite tricarboxylate transporter permease, whose translation is MELLDNLALGLSVAVTWQHLFYALVGCLLGTLIGVLPGIGPVATIAMLLPITFHLPPTASLIMLAGIYYGAQYGGSTTSILVNLPGEASSVVTCLDGYQMARKGRAGAALSISAVGSFFAGTFGTMLIVLFAEPLTQMAQKFGPADYCSLMALGLVAAVVLASGSVLKAIAMVFLGLLFGLVGTDVNTGAQRFTFDIPELSDGIDFAPIAMGLFGIAEIVVNIERRLSRTAGTIKVTSLWPTREEARRSVPAVLRGTMLGAALGVLPGGGPTLGAFSSYTLEKRISKHPEEFGKGAVEGVASPEAANNAAAQTSFIPMLTLGIPSNAVMALMVGAMIIQGIQPGPEVMTKKPDLFWGMIASMWIGNLMLVIINLPMIGLWVKLLTVPYRFLAPAILLFCCIGAYSLQNSTFHVFQVAIFGVLGYIFARLSCEGAPFLLGLVLGPQMEEYFRRAMLLSRGDPAVFVERPISLGLLITTSLLLVLMALPSIKKARKEAFQEEG